TGGCAGGGGCATACCACCCTCCAAAACGCACAGGGAAAAGCATTCTGATGCTTGAAATTATTTTAGCGAGAGGTTAAAATCCTATCAAAAACCAAGACTTTTCTTGTGTTGCTGGTTGTACTTATCCTGGTTGAAGCCATACAATTTGGCCGGGCGGTGCCTTACCTCCTGCTCTTCTTCATTCAGGTCTATCAGGTAATCCATGGCAAAGAATTTCTTGCGGAAGTTGCGCCTGTCCAGCTTCACATCCAGGATAGCTTCATAGAGGTTCTGTAATTCACGGAGGGAAAACTTCTTGGGCAGCAGGTTGAAGCCCACGGGCTGCTCAATCACTTTATGCTGCAGGCGTTGGTAACAGGTGGCCAGAATGTCCTTATGGTCAAAAGCCATCTGTTTGATATCCTTTACCGCATGCCAGTGGAGTTCGTTGGAATGGGTCTTTAATTCTACGTGTTGTATGTTCACCAGTGAATAGTAAGCAATGGTGATCACCCTTCCGGCAGGATGGCGATTAAGACCACCAAAAGCCTGCACCTGTTCCATATACACATCCTCCAAACCTGTACGCTCACGCAATACCCGGTAGGCAGCCGTTTCCAGATCTTCATCAGGATGAACGATGTCTCCCAGCAATGACCATTTTCCTTTGAACTCTTTGAGATCGGATTCAATGAGCAGTACTTTCAGTTCATCCTCGTCAAAGCCGAATATTACACAATCGATGGAGATAGCTGCTTTAAAATAATCTTTGATCTCGGTTAGATGGGTGTTAATGTTTTTGGTGTACATACTACTTAATCGTGGAATGTATTAAATATAGCAAATTTATAACTGATGCAACGCTTTGCCGTAAATATATGTGGCAATGATCTGTGTGTTCAGTATTTTTTCTTCGGGCACTTTCATCAGGTCCTGGTTGGTGATCACAAAATCCGCCACCTTACCGGGTTCCAGGCTGCCCTTTTGATGTTCTTCAAAAGAAGCGCGCGCCGCCCAGATGGTCATGCCTTTCAGGGCTTCTTCTCTTGTAAGTGCATTCTCCTTTTGAAACCCGCCGGCCGGGAACCCTTTACTATCCTTCCGTACAACGGCGGCATAGAAAGTACGCAGCGGGCTGATATCCTCTACCGGAAAGTCTGTTCCCAATGGTATCCAGCCATTCTGTTTCAACAGGTCCTTAAACGCATACGCATAATGCAGCCGTTTATCTCCCAAACGGTCTCCCGCCCAGTACATATCTGAAGTGGCATGTGTGGGTTGAACGGAAGGTACAATGTTGTCGTCCCCGAACCAGTGAAAGTCCACGGAATCCAATACCTGCGCATGTTCTATCCGCCAGCGTTTGTTATTCTTTCCTTTTAATACTGCTGCATAGATCTTCAGGATCTCGCGGTTAGCGGAATCGCCGATGGCATGTGTACACATCTGGATATCTGTATTGACCAGTTGTGTTGCCCTGTCTGCAAAGTATTTCGCGTCTTTCAACAGAAATCCTTTCCACCCCGGTTTATCTGCATAATCATGCAGCAGGCAGGCGCCACGGGAACCTAATGCGCCATCCCCATAGAATTTGATGCTCCTCACCTGGTAGCGCTCCCGGATGTAAGGGCCTTTTTTCAGCAGCCAGTTGATATTATCTTCCTGGTCACTTAACATGATATTCAAACGCAGTTGCAGTTTACCTTCTTCATACAACTTCCCGATCATTTCAACATCGGCTACAGAAAGCCCGCAATCCGTAATACTGGTCAGGCCAGCTTCTATGCATTTTTCCTGTGCAGCCATCAGGCGTATGGTGAATTCTTCTTTTGAAGCAGCGGGTATTTTTGAACCCACCAGCTTGATCGCATTATCTATTAAGATGCCGGTTAGTTTTCCCTGGATGGTTTCTACGGTTCCGCCGGTCAGGGTTTGTCCTGCTTTTACACCTGCTGCATCTAATGCAGCCTGGTTGGCAATGGCAGCATGGCCATCTATACGTTCCAGTAATACGGGTGTAGTTGGAAACAAACTGTCCAGCCGGGATTTGTTGGGAAAGGTTTTGAG
This DNA window, taken from Chitinophaga niabensis, encodes the following:
- a CDS encoding NrtR DNA-binding winged helix domain-containing protein; translation: MYTKNINTHLTEIKDYFKAAISIDCVIFGFDEDELKVLLIESDLKEFKGKWSLLGDIVHPDEDLETAAYRVLRERTGLEDVYMEQVQAFGGLNRHPAGRVITIAYYSLVNIQHVELKTHSNELHWHAVKDIKQMAFDHKDILATCYQRLQHKVIEQPVGFNLLPKKFSLRELQNLYEAILDVKLDRRNFRKKFFAMDYLIDLNEEEQEVRHRPAKLYGFNQDKYNQQHKKSLGF
- a CDS encoding amidohydrolase codes for the protein MKQVIYTVTLFLFFTACGQQKEKADLIIHHGVIYTADSLFSVVEAMAIKGGKILARGSNEFILQQYDTDSSIDIKGAAVYPGFNDAHAHFVGYGQSLRQVDLVGTKSWDEVIERVRAFGSKNETAWIEGRGWDQNDWALKTFPNKSRLDSLFPTTPVLLERIDGHAAIANQAALDAAGVKAGQTLTGGTVETIQGKLTGILIDNAIKLVGSKIPAASKEEFTIRLMAAQEKCIEAGLTSITDCGLSVADVEMIGKLYEEGKLQLRLNIMLSDQEDNINWLLKKGPYIRERYQVRSIKFYGDGALGSRGACLLHDYADKPGWKGFLLKDAKYFADRATQLVNTDIQMCTHAIGDSANREILKIYAAVLKGKNNKRWRIEHAQVLDSVDFHWFGDDNIVPSVQPTHATSDMYWAGDRLGDKRLHYAYAFKDLLKQNGWIPLGTDFPVEDISPLRTFYAAVVRKDSKGFPAGGFQKENALTREEALKGMTIWAARASFEEHQKGSLEPGKVADFVITNQDLMKVPEEKILNTQIIATYIYGKALHQL